Part of the Sylvia atricapilla isolate bSylAtr1 chromosome 1, bSylAtr1.pri, whole genome shotgun sequence genome, TTTCTACTTTTTATATcccaatttttatttctggaaaagaatccctgagtaaataaatattcatcCCTTGTTATTTAGctgtttttagttttgttttggtttgtttttttgggtttatttacAGGTATTGCAATCCGAGAGTCGGCCAAAGTCGGGGACCAGGCTCAGAGGAGGGTGATGAAAGGTGTTGATGATCTGGACTTTTTCATAGGAGATGAAGCCATAGATAAACCTACCTATGCTACAAAGGTGAGCATTCAGGAGGCTTAGACAGCCTTTCCCAGGTCTCGCATTTTTATGACAAAATGTGCTAGGATTTCTGGATAGCCATTCAAAACAcgtttgctttttaaaaactgcatgaTTTGGTTCATGGCTTTACCCTTTTTTAGATATCTGTTTTACTAGTGCTGTCTTGTGTGCTTGGTGTTTGTGTAAATATTCATTGATACGGTGCAGCtgttcagttttcaaaattctgAGCTATTAAAATAGTCATATacactgaatatttaaattcttGCTGAAAGTGTACCCTTTTAACATGGCATATGAACTGGGAAATGTGTTGGATACTTTTGCTTCAGGGAATGTCACAATTGTTTTGTGAAGGGCTGTCTTCaatgcagcttttctgtgaATCATATTTTCCATCCCCTGGTAAAGGACTTCTTGTACTTACAAAGTGTTACTGGCTTATGAACTATGTGGAAAAATATCATATTTTATACATCCTTCTGTGTTACTTAAATGTCAGCTGTGTTCTTAACATTGAACAAAATGTAAACATCATCTCTGCCAGAAATTTTCGTTGAAAAATATATAGCCTATatgggtttttatttctttttataatatGGAAAGGGATATTGAAGCCAAGTATGATTCTCAACTTTATAAGTGATAAAATTTACACAAAAAGAGGTTAAAAACACAGTTCTGCAACAGACTGACAGGAACCCAGTCTGGATTCTGGCTGCTACTCCTGAAAGGTAGAATTGGGCTTGGGAGTACCTGGGAGCAGGAGGTAACTTTGAATTGTGTCTCTGAATTGGAGTCAGGAGGGAGGGTTTGATGAGATCCCTGTGAGATGAGGTGTCAGGCTGTTCCTGTTGCTGGGTTTATTTGTCCTTGCATGATCAGTGCTGACAAAGGGTTGCTGTTGCAGTGGCCTATCCGACATGGAATTGTTGAAGACTGGGACCTCATGGAGAGGTTCATGGAGCAGGTCATTTTTAAGTACCTTCGAGCTGAGCCTGAGgatcattattttttaatggtgaGTTAATGAGGGTTGGTAAGGAATTCGTTTTGTAAGAGGAAAACCAAATTCAGTTCCAAGCACAAGTTACTCTGcttcagtatttttctctgtatgtCTTATTTCTCTAGCAATGACAGGGTTTGGAGGAGAAAACTAATCTTTAAAGCTGCATTACAACTATATTCTGTTAATTTTGTGATGCAGGCTACTGCAGGTCAGCtattgcttttgaaaagcttCAAACACTGTTTAAAttctgtttgtaattttttattttgagtgcACTGAGGGTTTTTAAAGTTTGATTACCATACCAAGCTAATCAAGGCAGGGTCACATCGAGGTGCTTTTTCAAAACTCTTTGTTTTTGCAGACAGAACCTCCACTGAACACACCAGAAAACAGAGAATATCTTGCAGAAATCATGTTTGAATCATTTAACATCCCAGGACTTTACATTGCTGTGCAGGTGAACAAAGCGAATGCGTTAAAGTACAAAATAACTGCAGTGTTTTGGTCTTTCGTAGGCACGTGTCTAAAATGTTTGAAACAGTACTTTCTGAGAGTGTGAATTAGAACACTCTGCCTTGCTTCTAAATATAAACTCTGTGTGCTGTAGGCAGTGTTGGCCCTGGCTGCCTCCTGGACGTCACGGCAGGTTGGGGAGCGGACTCTGACTGGGATTGTCATCGACAGTGGTGATGGAGTCACCCATGTGATCCCCGTGGTGAGTTGCAGGATGCACTTTGAAACCAGCCCTGCTTTGGACCAGGGTTTGTTTGCTGTAAATGTAAATAAGGAGCGTCAAATGAAagcttgcttttaaatttttaggGTTCTTTACGGGGCTTCTTTCCTTGCAAAAGTGTGTATTTCATTATGTATTAATTTAGATTGCAGACTACAGGAAGGTCACAGTAACCAACCATCaatgcagcttttaaaaggCTATTTCTGTGTAACCTTCTGTTACTGTGCCTCAGGTCTCTTAAATATCAGTGATTATCATGGGTTTATGTCTCCTGCATGCCAGTAGTATCTGACAAGAAATGTCCTAACTTTTTTGACACCCTGCATTTTGATTGTTTAATGTAGCTGGCCATGTTTCCTTTTTATGTGATTTATTGGATTTTATTGTTTCCACTCTGCTTATGTGGAAACAATTACAAATTTACATAAGAACCTGTTCTTATACATGATCAATCAGTTCAGTTATGTGAGGACGTTAAAAATAGAGTTATCTGTGCATACTGACATCCACTGATGtaattttgttgtatttttgaACCATAGTGTGTCCTTGAATGAGCAGGTAtattagaaatgaaaattttgttcCATTTAATTTCATCCTGCATTTTGGTATTAACTTGAATCTTCTCAGTATTTTGTCATATGGGCAATGCTAAGAACAAACAGCATTTACTGCATGAAACTCTGAAAAGTGTAAAAGAAAGCAAGGGAAGAAATAATGTGGCTCAGCAATACTAGTGCTTTCAGTAAATGCATCCTAAAAAGCATTCAGCAAGTAGATTTTGTTATTTTCGTTGTGCTTATGGTAAGAGCCTACTTCTGTTTGAGTTTTCTATTCCtaattgatttttcttgtctgagaaattttattttgtacttttttctattaatttttcaCTCTTAAACAGAACACAGGTAGTTTAtattgcatttgcttttctgctgatGCCTTAAATGAACCATTGGATCTGACTAATGTCTACAGGACTATTTATCACTTGTGTATCTGTTAGATAGTCAATATCTGTTTATATGTGGTAATCAAggtctttaaataaaaatgatacCCACTTTAGTGGGGGTGCATATTTTTAGAGTAATTTTACAGTTTCaagattttacttttaataGAAAATCAGAGtattataaaaatgaatattaattATTGATACACAGCAAGTTTTCTCCTTAAATatgtcttttcctctcctcctacATAGGCAGAAGGCTATGTAATTGGAAGTTGCATCAAACATATTCCTATTGCAGGTAGAGATATTACTTACTTTATTCAACAGCTTCTAAGGGAAAGGGAGGTAGGAATTCCTCCTGAACAATCTCTGGAGACAGCAAAAGCCATAAAGGTACACCCTCCTTTATCTcttaataaatacataataaatCTCCATGAGCTAATTTTTTGGCTCTAGCGAGTTGCCAGTGGCtctcttaaaaatgcaaatgtaggCAGTGTATTAATAATTACACCAGCTTCTGGTGGTTTATCCAGTCAAGAgtgggggaaggagaaagaggaagaaaatattcatgCTAGACTGTTTGGAGTGAGTATGTTCCACAGATGAAATCAGCGTTTTAACTTTTGAGTTGTTTAAAACTTGCTTTgtaatagaatttaaaaaaaaataataggatGATTTTGTGGGCCTGCCCTTGCAGTGAAAGCTTGCCCTTGAAATTTTTTATTGTCAGAGAGCTACTGTTGatgaagttttcattttgagagGGGAAAATGTAGCTGAATCAACATGTGCAGCCTTTGGGAAGCAAATGGGTCTCGTGGGGTGAGGTTTCAGTAGTGATGTGGATGAGGAAGCCCCTTGAACAGCTCCATCTGTAAAAATGCTCAcgttttccttttcttttattcagtgatgtacaaataaattatttcagctcttttttaatgtttctcaACAGGAGAAATACTGTTACATTTGCCCCGACATCGTGAAGGAGTTTGCCAAGTACGACGGAGACTCTCGCAAGTGGATCAAACAGTACACGGGCATCAACGCCATCAACAAAACCAAGTTTGTTATAGATGTTGGTTACGAGAGGTTCCTGGGGCCCGAAATCTTCTTCCATCCCGAGGTAAGAGCAGGGAATGGCTGTGTTAAGTTGTGCCATTCCCGGTGCCTGGGCGCCATCCCGTGGCAGTGAGGGGCCAGCGAGTCTCCTGAACACCAGCCAGGTGCACTCACAGGTGacttcagcacagcaggaaagtgTCTTTCCGATGTCCAGTCTAATGGTTAAAACATCTTCTTCTGTTCCTCTAAAGGCAATCTGAACTTGAGAAGAAATTGTTTGAATTCACAGTTTTTGAAttggtattttcttctttctttcagccTCAGTTTAAACATGTCTGcctttatattttgtatttatttgtatgttGCAAATCCCTTTGGGGACgactgatgccttgggaaggctgacctgaaacagagacaggACAGAGTTAAAGAATAatgtaggtatttattgaaaggcctccaggattcaccttgggcaggacaagtGCCTGACTAGAGCTACACCCAAagtggactaagaatggtcacaaaatacCTAACCAGTCACAAAGTCTTATACTTTTATAACTtctggtccatttgcatattggggtttaattgtccaattaaagctccaggttgtgaggtcctATCCTTCTTGTTCCTTCCTCCAGTCCACTATTGTTTGtacttttgggcctgaaagttgtccttcagcaggaaaaggatttgttttgtctgcctACTCTGTGAGGAGAGCTTACTAACACTTtatatgaggctcagaactacacccaTGGGCAGCACggaatctgaaaaacatgaaagctgaaacttaagaCATCACTACTAAGCATGGCATTGATGGTATTCTAAATATTGGATGCAGACTTTTGATACTGAGTGAATTTATCATGGATGATAAATTTATCCTTGAAGGAAGTCTATTGAAATCTCTCTTGATGTGATCATAAGTAGTATGTACAATTCTAAAAAAGATTTCTGTACCTCATCTGTGTGATTTTTGGTAGTTCAGTTTGAGTGAGGTTCAGGATATCATTGAGAGGAAGGAGTCAGGTTTAGTACAGGTCCTCTCCATTCCTGCACACTTGGCTGAACTTAGGCAGGCACCCATAGTCTGTAATACTGTTAAAAGCTTTTACTAAAATCCACATCAGCACTGGTgaagcttccttttttcctccttggaagAATATTGAAAAAGTGCTCTCTGCCACCTTTTTTCTGAATTCCAGCTTTAATCTTCTGTGGTCAGTTTGTAGCCATCTGATCTTCTGCCAGTATTAAATCTCTGggctaaataatttttcttccttgctgttGACCAATGTGATTTAACAGAGAAGCATTGAATCCCATGTCAGACATAATTTTAAGATCTCCTTTTTCCATAATCTCTAAAAAGACTGTTGGGAATGGGATGAAGGaccaatttccatttttctcatttcttggtAGTTTCTTGACTCTGTATTGAAAGAACCACCCCAACCTGAACTGACttcccagacaaaaaaaaaaaaaaatcataaatagaTGATGTGTACTGCAtccaaagagaattttttatt contains:
- the ACTR3B gene encoding actin-related protein 3B isoform X1, producing MASCLPPCVIDGGTGYTKLGYAGNTEPQFIIPSCIAIRESAKVGDQAQRRVMKGVDDLDFFIGDEAIDKPTYATKWPIRHGIVEDWDLMERFMEQVIFKYLRAEPEDHYFLMTEPPLNTPENREYLAEIMFESFNIPGLYIAVQAVLALAASWTSRQVGERTLTGIVIDSGDGVTHVIPVAEGYVIGSCIKHIPIAGRDITYFIQQLLREREVGIPPEQSLETAKAIKEKYCYICPDIVKEFAKYDGDSRKWIKQYTGINAINKTKFVIDVGYERFLGPEIFFHPEFANPDFMESISDVVDEVIQNCPIDVRRPLYKNVVLSGGSTMFRDFGRRLQRDLKRVVDARLRLSEELSGGRIKPKPVEVQVITHHMQRYAVWFGGSMLASTPEFFQVCHTKKDYEEYGPSICRHNPVFGVMS
- the ACTR3B gene encoding actin-related protein 3B isoform X2 encodes the protein MASCLPPCVIDGGTGYTKLGYAGNTEPQFIIPSCIAIRESAKVGDQAQRRVMKGVDDLDFFIGDEAIDKPTYATKWPIRHGIVEDWDLMERFMEQVIFKYLRAEPEDHYFLMTEPPLNTPENREYLAEIMFESFNIPGLYIAVQAVLALAASWTSRQVGERTLTGIVIDSGDGVTHVIPVAEGYVIGSCIKHIPIAGRDITYFIQQLLREREVGIPPEQSLETAKAIKEKYCYICPDIVKEFAKYDGDSRKWIKQYTGINAINKTKFVIDVGYERFLGPEIFFHPEFANPDFMESISDVVDEVIQNCPIDVRRPLYKNVVLSGGSTMFRDFGRRLQRDLKRVVDARLRLSEELSGGRIKPKPVEVQVITHHMQRYAVWFGGSMLASTSFSKYVTPRRTMKSMALVFVVIILFLESCHNAHPVEMRSLIPCW